One window from the genome of Streptomyces sp. NBC_00287 encodes:
- a CDS encoding ferredoxin produces MTKVSVDPERCYGSGECVYRVPSVFTVADGFGAVRAGREDSGGEPEVREAAELCPSQAIVIGES; encoded by the coding sequence ATGACGAAGGTCTCCGTGGACCCCGAGCGGTGTTACGGCTCCGGCGAGTGCGTCTACCGGGTGCCGTCCGTCTTCACGGTGGCGGACGGGTTCGGGGCCGTCAGGGCGGGGCGTGAGGACAGTGGGGGCGAGCCGGAGGTGCGGGAGGCGGCGGAGCTCTGCCCGTCTCAGGCGATCGTGATCGGCGAGTCGTAG
- a CDS encoding amidohydrolase family protein, translating to MVEVVNGTRELPKVISVDDHVIEPAHLFETWLPAKYRDKGPKPFTAGIGELEYVGGKYRFTTDPDGQITDWWEYEGEFFPYKRIIAAVGFSRDEMTLDGITREQMRRGCWDPKARLEDMDMNHVEASLCFPTFPRFCGQTFAEAKDKEVGLACVRAYNDWMVEEWCGDSGGRLIPLCLIPLWDIDLAVAEIHRNAARGVRAVTFSEIPTYLGLPSIHSGYWDPFFAACEETGTVVNMHIGSSSQMPAASPDAPPAVQASLSFNNAMASMMDFLFSGVLVKFPRLKLAYSEGQMGWIPYALERADDVWEEHRAWGGVKDLIPEPPSTYYYRQIFCCFFRDRHGIEAIDTVGVDNATFETDYPHVDSTWPHTKEVAAEHVAGLSDEVTYKLMRGNAIRMLDLPFDR from the coding sequence GTGGTCGAGGTCGTGAACGGCACCAGGGAACTGCCCAAGGTCATCAGCGTGGACGATCATGTGATCGAGCCCGCGCATCTCTTCGAGACCTGGCTTCCGGCCAAGTACCGGGACAAAGGGCCCAAACCATTCACCGCCGGGATCGGCGAGCTCGAATACGTGGGCGGGAAGTACCGGTTCACCACCGATCCGGACGGCCAGATCACCGACTGGTGGGAGTACGAGGGCGAGTTCTTCCCGTACAAGCGGATCATCGCGGCGGTCGGGTTCTCCCGGGACGAGATGACGCTGGACGGGATCACCCGTGAGCAGATGCGGCGGGGCTGCTGGGACCCCAAGGCCCGCCTGGAGGACATGGACATGAACCATGTCGAGGCCTCGCTCTGCTTTCCCACCTTCCCGCGCTTCTGCGGCCAGACCTTCGCGGAGGCCAAGGACAAGGAGGTGGGGCTCGCCTGCGTACGCGCCTACAACGACTGGATGGTCGAGGAGTGGTGCGGCGACAGTGGCGGCCGCCTCATCCCGCTCTGTCTGATCCCGCTGTGGGACATCGACCTCGCGGTCGCGGAGATCCATCGCAACGCCGCCCGCGGGGTACGGGCGGTGACCTTCAGCGAGATCCCCACCTATCTGGGCCTGCCCTCCATCCACTCCGGCTACTGGGACCCCTTCTTCGCGGCCTGCGAGGAGACCGGGACCGTCGTGAACATGCACATCGGGTCCTCCTCCCAGATGCCGGCGGCCTCCCCCGACGCGCCGCCCGCCGTCCAGGCCTCGCTGAGCTTCAACAACGCCATGGCGTCGATGATGGACTTCCTCTTCTCCGGGGTCCTGGTGAAGTTCCCACGGCTCAAGCTCGCCTACAGCGAGGGGCAGATGGGCTGGATCCCGTATGCCCTGGAACGCGCCGACGACGTCTGGGAGGAACACCGGGCCTGGGGCGGGGTGAAGGACCTGATTCCGGAGCCGCCCTCGACGTACTACTACCGGCAGATCTTCTGCTGCTTCTTCCGCGACCGGCACGGCATCGAGGCGATCGACACCGTGGGGGTGGACAACGCCACCTTCGAGACGGATTATCCGCACGTCGACTCGACCTGGCCGCACACCAAGGAGGTCGCGGCCGAGCATGTGGCGGGGCTGTCGGACGAGGTGACGTACAAGCTGATGCGCGGGAACGCCATCCGGATGCTCGATCTGCCCTTCGACCGCTGA
- a CDS encoding glycosyltransferase family 2 protein, which translates to MSAAVRRRVIIVTAVHGPSARFLPEAYASLCAQELPEGWEWHWVVQEDGRSEAVAPYVPDDARVAFRQGRSGGPGVARTIALAHADGPYVKVLDADDRLTPGALARDLAVLEANPGIGWVTSRVLDLLPDGSTAGFPGDPEEGPIERGAVLDFWRANDFRAQVHPASLCVRRDLLLALGGWMALPASEDTGLLLALNAVSRGWFSAEVGLLYRKWEGQATGQASHIDPAERAARMAVAEARARALAATRWTYDSPITIA; encoded by the coding sequence TTTCTGCCGGAGGCCTACGCGTCGCTGTGCGCGCAGGAGCTGCCCGAGGGCTGGGAGTGGCACTGGGTCGTGCAGGAGGACGGGAGGAGTGAGGCCGTCGCGCCGTACGTCCCCGACGACGCCCGCGTCGCCTTCCGGCAGGGCAGGTCCGGCGGGCCCGGGGTCGCCCGTACCATCGCGCTCGCGCACGCGGACGGGCCGTATGTGAAGGTGCTGGACGCCGACGACCGGCTGACGCCGGGGGCGCTCGCCCGTGATCTGGCGGTGCTGGAGGCCAATCCCGGCATCGGATGGGTGACCTCGCGGGTGCTGGATCTGCTGCCCGACGGTTCCACCGCCGGTTTTCCCGGCGACCCCGAGGAGGGACCGATCGAGCGGGGCGCGGTGCTCGACTTCTGGCGGGCCAATGACTTCCGCGCCCAGGTCCACCCGGCCTCGCTCTGCGTCCGCCGGGATCTGCTGCTCGCCCTCGGCGGCTGGATGGCGCTGCCCGCGTCCGAGGACACCGGGCTGCTGCTCGCCCTGAACGCGGTCAGCCGCGGCTGGTTCTCGGCCGAGGTCGGGCTGCTGTACCGGAAGTGGGAGGGGCAGGCCACGGGCCAGGCCTCGCACATCGATCCGGCGGAGCGGGCGGCGCGGATGGCGGTGGCGGAGGCACGCGCGCGTGCGCTCGCCGCCACCCGATGGACCTACGACTCGCCGATCACGATCGCCTGA